A region of the Candidatus Sysuiplasma jiujiangense genome:
GTAGGGATCGCTGAACATCGCAAATGTACCGAAACCCTGATCCGAAGGCTCCTTTGTGAATCTGACGCCCCTGGACTTGAGCTCCCGGTATGTGCTCTCGACATTGTCCGCCACAAGACCTATGCCCGTATTGCCGGGTTCGGCCGCTCCCTCGCACAGATGGATTGTC
Encoded here:
- a CDS encoding VOC family protein; the encoded protein is MIKKILDVAVMVPDGKAAAKWYSEKLGFEVHDEEEHWITAGPHGSETTIHLCEGAAEPGNTGIGLVADNVESTYRELKSRGVRFTKEPSDQGFGTFAMFSDPYGNEYWLLEG